In Synergistaceae bacterium, the DNA window TTAAATCAGTAACAGTTAAATTATTTGCTGCTCCGGCCTTAGTTGCAAGACTGTTAAAGAAAGCTACTCCGGTCATATTAATATCTGAAGAAATCCCGTAGCCTGAATATTGATAAGCATTCATATTTTTTGCGAGGTTGTATGCTATCTCGTCAAGTGAATCTTTCAAATTCGGGACAAAACCGTCGCGCAATTCCTCAAGTCCCTTAACTGAACCGCCCCGCACATGATGTCTTACTGTTATGCCAGTTACTCCGGTATTCTTGAGATTGAACCACATTCCCTCGTTTACTTCTGTTAATAATGACGCGCTGTAATCGGCCGTCTTACCTGCTGCGGGAATCCTGCGGGCTTTGTTAAACATGTTATCACTTGATAAATAACGCACTCCGCTCAATGAGAAAGAAGCATCCATTGCTATGCCGTCATTGGGAATATACGCGACTTCTCGATAACTCGTAACAGGGTCGCCGTTGTCATCAAGAATATTATCAAGAGTAATCTGTTCGTTTCGAGTGAGTCCCAGCCTGCGCAAAACCTGCATATTTCCGTCTTCTGATCCCATTAGAGTAATTCTCTGTGCTTCTCCTGCAACATCGGCGGAAATTGTCAAATAATATGACTGGTCGGATGCTTGATTAATTGACGCGTGAACCCATTGTTCCGGCTGAGTGAGTCCAAATTCTGCCTGATACTTTTCATTAATTTTATTGCGTATAGTCGTGAGTGAGTCCGTGCTTTCTACGTCAATTGTAATAATGGGATTGTCATTTGCGAGTCCCATTCGTGAAGCTAGATCGCCGGTTATATCGGAAATTGACAGCAAATAATTATCTCGTGATTCAATATAAAATTGAGTCTTAGTTCCTGATGCCGGGCCTGCTACAACATTGAGTCTAGCAATTGAATCGCCGCCGCCTGAATTCTTTGATTTCGTGATGGTGTCAGCTATAAATTGATTCATGTCCTGAACTGTTAAAGTTTCGCCCGCCGTTGTAGTGTTGCCTAAGTCGCTGCTAAGAACCCATTTTCCTGTTGAATTATTCCAATTTACGGAAATATCAACTTGATCATCAGATACGCCGATTCTGAAAGTATATTTTTCGCCCGCTGTGCCTTCTGGTAAAATTTCGCCCTTTTCGAGACCGAGTCCCTGATTATCATTAAAAATTTTTGACGTTACGCGAGTCCCCTGAGTCCCGACCTGAATCCTAAACGAACCCGAAATATTTAACGCATCATCAGGATCTAGTGGCCTGCTTCTCATGTTTACGCCGGTTAATTCTGCTTTCTGTTCGGTTAAAGCTCCTAACATTCCTGTATAATCAGTGATTTCAAGCGGGGACTCTTCATTTGTTGAAGTCGTGCGGAATTCAAGAGTGTTATTTGTTGTGTCCGCTGTAACTTCAAGATTTACGGGGATTCCTAGTGTGTTAGAATTTGCTTTATTATTTATGAAATCTGCCAGAGTCTGAATATCTAAATCTCCTGATACAGTCTCATAAATAACTGTAACATTTCCATCGGAGTCCGTGCTTGTTTCGGGCGTATTGTCAATTTTTGCGCGCAATTTCCACCCGCCTGAGTCCTTGTCGATTTTAATAGTCAAAACGTGGGGTGTCTCGTCATCGTCAAGACTTCTAAATGATAATTTATAGGGAATATCAGCGGAGTTATCATAACTTAATATTATGCCGTCCTCAAAACTTGAAGTAATAGCCGCACGAGTCTCTAAGCAGTGAGCATCGCCGCCGCCCGTCGTCCATTCTACACCGTTCGCGAGCCTGTCAACTGCTAATTGATAATTACCTTCAGGGCCAGCCGCTAAAATGTCAGCAACTGCCGGATTCTCTACAATGTCAAATTCATTCTGCGCGACTTGGACATCATAATAAACTTTATTGTCCCACATGAAAGCATGAGCCTTTAACTCTCGAACATTATCGCCCTGCACTATAGCTTTACCGTTAAGAGTAACAAAGAATTCACCGGGGACTCCGTTTGATTCTAACGGCTCATTATAAGAAATATCGATCATTTTAGAGAGCTTATCAAGTAATAAATCGCGCTGATCCCGCAAATCATTAGCGTTCTGATTCATAGCTTCGGCCTTGTAGATTTCATGATTCAACGCGGCAATATCGTATAACATGCCGTTTGCTTCCGTTACAGTTTCCTGAATCTCAAGATTTATGGAATTATTATAAGTGTCAAAATTTGCGTCCAAAGCAGAAAGCATATCACCTATTGAACGAGCCGCCTCAACAAGACTTCTTCTTGCTGAAGTATCTTCAGGAGATTGCTGGACGGTCTGCAATTCGGTGAAAAAATTATCCATTGCCGAACGAATCCCCGTAGAATTCGGCTCAGCTATATAGCTTTGTATATTGTCGTATAAATCATTGATTTTCTCCCAGTAACCTAATAATGCTTGATTGTCTCTGAACTGGAAATCAAGAAATTGATCGCGGATTCTCTGTATGCTCTCGACATTTACGCCCTGACCGACTTGGCCTATATTCGGCAAATCCATAGGTACGGCTGACCCTAAATTTACGCGCTGACGAGAATATCCCTCTGTGCCCATGTTTGAAATATTATGCCCGACAGTTTGCATTCCCAGTCTGAAAGCGTTTAAAGCATTTCTGCCGAGTTCTAAGCCTCCGAATGTGCTACCCATTTTTATACTTCCCCCTAAATAAATAATTAGCCCGTGAAATCAGCCGAACCAGCTTGTGCAACGTCTCCCCCTAACGGAAAACCCGGCGAGCCGGCTGAGATTCTGCGATATTCAGAGAGCAGCATTGCCGTATATTTCTCGTTCTGATCTATAAGGCCTTCAAGTATGATCATTTCAGATTTTAATACAAAGACGGACTGTGTTAATCTGTTTGCAGCCCCGTCAAATTTTGCGCGTTCGTCGTTTTCCATTTTTGACGCGAGAGAACTTGCTTTTGGCTCACATGAAAATTTTGCGGCGAGTTTCTTTGCTAAATCATTGCGTAGATTTTCACGAGTCTGAGAGTCAAAGAATAAATCTCTAATTTCGTCCATGAGAGAATTAATTGACTCTTTGTCGCCTGCTCTCATTGCCTCGCGCTGTTCTCTAATAGCGTCAACAAGGTCATCTATAGAATCTGCCTCATCAAGAACAGCATTAATTAAATTCTCAACTTCGGCACGCATGATTACTCAATATCAAGCATTCCCGCAATTATTAAGGCATTGGCAACTTTATCTAACGGGGGATTATATGTCCCTGACTCGATTCGCCCCTTAAAGTCTGCCACGACGTCATCACGTACTTCGGGAATATTTTTCATTTCAGCGTTTACCTTTGCAAGCAGTGAGCCGAATGAGCTTATATTTGCATTGTCAGACTCTGCCGAAAAATTGCCGTTGTAAGATACATTGCGTTTTGCTTTCCTGTTATTCAGAGCGTCAATGTTATATTGCCCTGAAATTTTGCCTATCATCGTGTTCACTCCTCTCACTGATAAAAATTTTTGTAACTCTGATTTTGTGTTAATTCTCGGTATTCTGCGCTGTTATCTTTAACGAAAATTTATTT includes these proteins:
- the flgK gene encoding flagellar hook-associated protein FlgK, which encodes MGSTFGGLELGRNALNAFRLGMQTVGHNISNMGTEGYSRQRVNLGSAVPMDLPNIGQVGQGVNVESIQRIRDQFLDFQFRDNQALLGYWEKINDLYDNIQSYIAEPNSTGIRSAMDNFFTELQTVQQSPEDTSARRSLVEAARSIGDMLSALDANFDTYNNSINLEIQETVTEANGMLYDIAALNHEIYKAEAMNQNANDLRDQRDLLLDKLSKMIDISYNEPLESNGVPGEFFVTLNGKAIVQGDNVRELKAHAFMWDNKVYYDVQVAQNEFDIVENPAVADILAAGPEGNYQLAVDRLANGVEWTTGGGDAHCLETRAAITSSFEDGIILSYDNSADIPYKLSFRSLDDDETPHVLTIKIDKDSGGWKLRAKIDNTPETSTDSDGNVTVIYETVSGDLDIQTLADFINNKANSNTLGIPVNLEVTADTTNNTLEFRTTSTNEESPLEITDYTGMLGALTEQKAELTGVNMRSRPLDPDDALNISGSFRIQVGTQGTRVTSKIFNDNQGLGLEKGEILPEGTAGEKYTFRIGVSDDQVDISVNWNNSTGKWVLSSDLGNTTTAGETLTVQDMNQFIADTITKSKNSGGGDSIARLNVVAGPASGTKTQFYIESRDNYLLSISDITGDLASRMGLANDNPIITIDVESTDSLTTIRNKINEKYQAEFGLTQPEQWVHASINQASDQSYYLTISADVAGEAQRITLMGSEDGNMQVLRRLGLTRNEQITLDNILDDNGDPVTSYREVAYIPNDGIAMDASFSLSGVRYLSSDNMFNKARRIPAAGKTADYSASLLTEVNEGMWFNLKNTGVTGITVRHHVRGGSVKGLEELRDGFVPNLKDSLDEIAYNLAKNMNAYQYSGYGISSDINMTGVAFFNSLATKAGAANNLTVTDLIEANPSLIGAAMGKKDGNGLAMSGTSGGSGDGTNASRMVNLNWAKVVADGTMTIAGVYDSMLSEIGADASHAKLMYTTQATVSDQIDSQRQSVSGVNIDEELMDMIILNRAFGAMSRYVTAMDEMLNTIINGFGLVGR
- the flgN gene encoding flagellar export chaperone FlgN, producing the protein MRAEVENLINAVLDEADSIDDLVDAIREQREAMRAGDKESINSLMDEIRDLFFDSQTRENLRNDLAKKLAAKFSCEPKASSLASKMENDERAKFDGAANRLTQSVFVLKSEMIILEGLIDQNEKYTAMLLSEYRRISAGSPGFPLGGDVAQAGSADFTG
- a CDS encoding flagellar biosynthesis anti-sigma factor FlgM — protein: MIGKISGQYNIDALNNRKAKRNVSYNGNFSAESDNANISSFGSLLAKVNAEMKNIPEVRDDVVADFKGRIESGTYNPPLDKVANALIIAGMLDIE